The following proteins are encoded in a genomic region of Halopelagius longus:
- a CDS encoding PadR family transcriptional regulator yields the protein MFELTGFQRDLLTVIAGLDQPSGQEVKEEMEKQHDDINHGRLYPNLDTLVEEGYVEKGQLDRRTNYYEVSDQGEQALLNRRQWANSIVPELSSNS from the coding sequence GTGTTCGAACTCACTGGCTTCCAGCGTGACCTTCTGACCGTGATCGCTGGCCTCGATCAACCGTCGGGACAGGAAGTGAAAGAAGAAATGGAGAAACAGCACGACGACATCAACCACGGTCGTCTCTACCCGAACCTCGACACGCTCGTCGAAGAGGGCTACGTGGAGAAAGGGCAACTCGATCGGCGGACGAACTACTACGAAGTCTCCGACCAAGGCGAGCAAGCGCTTCTCAACCGACGCCAGTGGGCGAACTCGATTGTCCCAGAGCTGAGTTCGAACTCGTAA
- a CDS encoding TRAM domain-containing protein, with protein MLEIPDSLKLFFETSLQQSEDKYTIHVPREFVEEGSLDTEQTYRIAVIERTAAERSSEPSEPLEEGTSTESRSPETTRSESQVREQYAATPTRSHSPVPPVEEGETRTVSIDSLGEEGDGIAKVENGFIVIVSDTQPGDRVEVEITDVKTNVAFAEPISEPTVY; from the coding sequence ATGCTAGAGATTCCGGATTCCTTGAAGCTATTTTTCGAGACGTCGCTCCAGCAATCTGAGGACAAGTACACCATCCACGTCCCACGCGAGTTCGTCGAGGAGGGGTCCTTAGATACGGAACAGACCTACCGAATCGCAGTTATCGAACGGACGGCGGCCGAACGATCCTCGGAACCGTCAGAGCCTCTCGAAGAGGGAACATCGACCGAATCTCGCTCCCCCGAGACGACGAGAAGCGAGTCGCAGGTACGAGAACAGTATGCGGCGACGCCTACTCGGTCGCACTCTCCGGTACCGCCAGTTGAGGAGGGCGAGACGCGAACGGTAAGCATCGACTCCCTCGGGGAGGAGGGGGACGGTATCGCGAAGGTAGAGAACGGCTTTATCGTCATCGTCTCAGATACGCAGCCCGGTGATCGAGTCGAGGTCGAGATCACGGACGTAAAAACGAACGTGGCCTTCGCAGAGCCCATCAGCGAGCCCACTGTCTACTGA
- a CDS encoding sporulation control protein — translation MPAFGIGSLVFLVGQALVSSFVYSQAEKYGSRSPLVVGVSAFVLGVAAAFVFRTIVELAVIELLIVLLYLVGLRVSKRRSVSG, via the coding sequence ATGCCCGCCTTTGGTATTGGTTCCCTCGTGTTCCTCGTCGGACAGGCCCTCGTCTCGTCGTTCGTTTACTCGCAGGCGGAGAAGTACGGCTCTCGATCTCCGTTGGTAGTAGGCGTCTCCGCATTCGTACTGGGAGTGGCTGCTGCATTCGTGTTTCGTACTATCGTCGAACTCGCCGTGATAGAACTCCTCATCGTTCTTCTCTACCTCGTCGGACTTCGCGTTTCCAAACGGCGCTCGGTGTCCGGGTGA
- a CDS encoding alkaline phosphatase D family protein, with the protein MYDRVTRRELLSTVGLSTATAAFGDGVPGRLASVSGEDASSDDGHEKTGIEAPQGVQTGDVTADRAIIWSRASCPARMYVEIATDEYFSDVRTVRGPAALEVTDYTAKLDLQGLPSGETIYYRVIFESLVEPGVRSEPVEGSFRTPPSADEDGAVRFVWGGDVAGQGWGIDRDRGGMTIFEAMRELDPDFFVHSGDAIYADGPLPETIELDDGATWNNVVTEAKAGVADTLAEFRGNYKYNFLDEHYRNFLSEVPMIPQWDDHEVVNNWYPGETLPEDDPHDVKSVNLLAARGQRAFTEFMPIRSHDDSWDEHYDSFRYGSALEVFRLDLRSYRGPNTATRNSEQSSETAILGAEQLAWLKRSLAESDATWKVVASDMPIGLVVTDGDYFEAIANTDGEPSGREFEIADLLSFLCAEEVRNVVWFTADVHYTAAHHYHPDRAQFTDFLPFWEFVTGPLHAGTFGPGELDDTFGPEVVFEKSPPEGEANLPPSDGLQFFGQVDVDADSREMTVTLRDRDGAELHSQTLVPGEYGTLDPAEDGEDDDGAGDSDGDDGSNGEDDD; encoded by the coding sequence ATGTACGATCGAGTGACACGAAGAGAACTGCTTTCGACGGTGGGACTGTCGACCGCGACGGCCGCGTTCGGGGACGGAGTGCCCGGACGTCTCGCGTCGGTCTCCGGGGAAGACGCGTCGAGCGACGACGGCCACGAGAAGACCGGTATCGAGGCTCCGCAGGGCGTGCAGACGGGCGACGTGACCGCGGACCGAGCGATCATCTGGAGTCGGGCTAGCTGCCCCGCCCGGATGTACGTCGAGATAGCGACGGACGAGTACTTCTCGGACGTGCGAACGGTTCGCGGTCCGGCGGCGCTGGAAGTCACGGACTACACGGCGAAGCTGGATCTTCAGGGACTTCCCTCCGGGGAGACCATCTACTACCGGGTGATATTCGAGTCTCTGGTCGAACCGGGCGTGCGCAGCGAACCGGTCGAGGGGTCGTTCCGGACGCCGCCGTCGGCGGACGAGGACGGGGCGGTTCGGTTCGTCTGGGGCGGCGACGTCGCCGGTCAGGGGTGGGGTATCGACCGCGACCGCGGCGGCATGACCATATTCGAGGCGATGCGGGAACTCGACCCGGACTTCTTCGTCCACTCGGGGGACGCTATCTACGCCGACGGACCGCTTCCGGAGACGATCGAACTGGACGACGGCGCGACGTGGAACAACGTCGTCACCGAGGCCAAGGCGGGGGTGGCCGACACCCTCGCGGAGTTCCGGGGCAACTACAAGTACAACTTCCTCGACGAACACTACCGGAACTTCCTCTCCGAGGTGCCGATGATCCCGCAGTGGGACGACCACGAGGTGGTGAACAACTGGTACCCCGGCGAGACGCTTCCGGAGGACGACCCCCACGACGTCAAGAGCGTGAATCTACTCGCCGCCCGCGGTCAGCGCGCGTTCACCGAGTTCATGCCGATTCGCTCCCACGACGACAGCTGGGACGAACACTACGACAGTTTCCGCTACGGGTCGGCCCTGGAGGTGTTCCGACTCGACCTCCGAAGCTATCGCGGACCGAACACGGCGACGCGTAACAGCGAGCAGAGCTCCGAGACGGCGATTCTCGGCGCGGAGCAACTCGCGTGGCTGAAGCGGTCGCTCGCGGAGTCGGACGCGACTTGGAAGGTCGTCGCCTCCGACATGCCCATCGGCCTCGTCGTCACCGACGGCGACTACTTCGAGGCGATCGCGAACACCGACGGCGAACCGAGCGGCCGGGAGTTCGAGATCGCCGATCTGCTGTCGTTCCTCTGCGCGGAGGAGGTTCGCAACGTCGTCTGGTTCACCGCCGACGTACACTACACCGCGGCGCACCACTACCACCCCGACCGGGCGCAGTTCACGGACTTTTTGCCGTTCTGGGAGTTCGTCACCGGACCGCTTCACGCGGGGACGTTCGGCCCCGGCGAACTCGACGACACGTTCGGTCCCGAGGTGGTGTTCGAGAAGTCACCGCCGGAGGGTGAGGCGAACCTCCCGCCGAGCGACGGACTGCAGTTCTTCGGTCAGGTCGACGTCGACGCCGACTCCCGAGAGATGACCGTCACGCTTCGGGACCGCGACGGGGCCGAACTCCACAGCCAGACGCTCGTACCGGGGGAGTACGGTACGCTCGATCCGGCCGAGGACGGCGAGGACGACGATGGCGCCGGGGACAGCGACGGCGACGACGGATCGAACGGAGAGGACGACGACTGA
- a CDS encoding glycoside hydrolase family 47 protein — protein sequence MRRTTETGRRISRRSALKGLASLGVVGAVGTTGAAATGESRGDRRRASEAAARKVRERFEWAWKNYEKHAWGHDMITPVSGGYEEFFFDQPVGLTLVEALDTLYLLGMDRELEKAVEWIKEELSFDIDAEMQVFEANIRMVGGLLSGYKVTGDEALLDLARDLADRLRPAFEESPTGMPYRFVNPATGEVSDSVNFVAEIGTYVAEWGELSREVGDDSYYELAKAAMEAAYDRRSDLDLLGASIDVETGEWQDTVARIGPPSDSFYEYLWDGWRLFGDADFLRWFGVLVDGIQEHQAETYDGRLWYRRVDMDTGDVVAHTQSELSNFWSGLMAEAGQPEIGRAYHDSWTAVREKYDLFPGSIDYTDLSAEATTYWLRPEYLGGALLLYERTGETVYRKRAYELWRAMEEHCRVENGYTVITDVTTSPMEQGDLTPGYWWSENMKYFYLLAGGTDRLAEDYYLTTEGNVLRGVEGPAVD from the coding sequence ATGAGACGAACTACCGAAACAGGACGTCGCATCAGCCGGAGAAGCGCACTGAAGGGACTCGCCTCCCTCGGGGTCGTCGGGGCCGTCGGAACGACCGGCGCCGCCGCGACAGGGGAGTCTCGCGGGGATCGCCGACGGGCGTCGGAGGCGGCCGCGCGGAAGGTGAGAGAGCGGTTCGAGTGGGCGTGGAAGAACTACGAGAAGCACGCGTGGGGTCACGACATGATAACGCCCGTCTCGGGCGGCTACGAGGAGTTCTTCTTCGATCAGCCCGTCGGCCTCACCCTCGTCGAGGCGTTGGACACGCTGTACCTTCTCGGGATGGACCGCGAACTGGAGAAGGCGGTCGAGTGGATAAAAGAGGAACTGTCCTTCGACATCGACGCCGAGATGCAGGTGTTCGAGGCGAACATCCGCATGGTCGGCGGCCTCCTGTCGGGCTACAAGGTCACCGGCGACGAGGCGTTGTTGGACCTCGCGCGGGATCTGGCGGACCGTCTGCGCCCGGCGTTCGAGGAGTCGCCGACCGGGATGCCCTACCGGTTCGTGAACCCGGCGACGGGTGAGGTGAGCGACTCCGTCAACTTCGTCGCCGAAATCGGGACGTACGTCGCCGAGTGGGGCGAACTCTCCCGGGAGGTCGGCGACGACAGCTACTACGAACTGGCGAAGGCGGCGATGGAGGCAGCGTACGACCGCCGATCGGACCTCGACCTCCTCGGGGCTTCGATAGATGTCGAGACCGGCGAGTGGCAGGACACCGTCGCGCGCATCGGCCCGCCCTCGGACTCCTTCTACGAGTACCTCTGGGACGGGTGGCGCCTGTTCGGCGACGCGGACTTCCTGCGGTGGTTCGGCGTCCTCGTCGACGGCATTCAGGAACACCAAGCCGAGACGTACGACGGCCGCCTGTGGTACCGCCGCGTCGACATGGACACCGGCGACGTCGTCGCGCACACGCAGAGCGAACTGTCGAACTTCTGGTCGGGGCTGATGGCCGAGGCCGGGCAGCCCGAAATCGGCCGCGCCTACCACGACTCGTGGACGGCGGTTCGCGAAAAGTACGACCTGTTCCCGGGGTCGATAGACTACACGGACCTCTCCGCGGAGGCGACCACGTACTGGCTCCGACCGGAGTACCTCGGCGGTGCCCTCCTCCTGTACGAACGGACCGGCGAAACGGTGTATCGCAAACGCGCGTACGAACTCTGGCGGGCGATGGAGGAGCACTGCCGGGTCGAGAACGGCTACACCGTCATCACGGACGTGACGACGTCACCGATGGAGCAAGGTGACCTGACGCCCGGATACTGGTGGTCCGAGAATATGAAGTATTTCTACCTGCTCGCGGGCGGCACCGACCGACTCGCCGAGGACTACTACCTGACGACGGAAGGGAACGTCCTCCGCGGCGTCGAAGGGCCGGCGGTGGACTAA
- a CDS encoding DUF7521 family protein yields the protein MAPLAAFIDWAIIALALGSTLVGSYVGYQAYRGYRRHDSRAMRALSLGLFFLTAVAFGIAFVGSLLLREGYLGLQYQQPLTFVTRLFQFLGVLLIAYSLHSRG from the coding sequence ATGGCCCCCCTGGCCGCGTTCATCGACTGGGCTATCATCGCGCTCGCCCTCGGGTCGACGCTCGTCGGCAGCTACGTGGGATATCAGGCCTACCGCGGGTATCGCCGCCACGACAGCCGAGCGATGCGAGCGCTCTCTCTGGGGCTGTTTTTCCTCACGGCCGTCGCGTTCGGTATCGCCTTCGTCGGATCGCTTCTCCTCCGCGAAGGGTACCTCGGTCTCCAGTATCAGCAACCGCTCACGTTCGTCACGCGACTGTTTCAGTTCCTCGGAGTGCTGCTTATCGCCTACTCGTTGCACTCGCGGGGATAA
- a CDS encoding winged helix-turn-helix domain-containing protein, translated as MSEDPALGDLLDVLSDEYARDILAATSIKPMSAQQLVDECEMSKPTVYRRVERLQMHGLLEEQTKIRTSNNHYSVYTATLSEVSITLDTGTFEAAVTRTATESFPGEGESDTADRFTKMWEDL; from the coding sequence GTGAGTGAGGATCCTGCGCTGGGTGATCTCCTCGACGTCCTCAGCGACGAGTACGCCCGAGACATCCTCGCAGCGACGAGTATCAAACCAATGTCCGCACAACAGCTTGTCGACGAATGTGAGATGTCCAAACCGACGGTCTACCGCAGGGTGGAGCGATTGCAAATGCACGGGCTCCTCGAAGAGCAGACCAAGATTCGGACCAGTAACAACCACTACAGCGTCTATACGGCCACCCTCTCCGAGGTTTCTATCACGTTAGACACCGGCACCTTCGAGGCGGCCGTGACGCGCACCGCCACCGAATCGTTCCCCGGAGAGGGGGAGAGCGACACCGCCGACCGCTTCACGAAGATGTGGGAGGACCTCTGA
- a CDS encoding LolA family protein codes for MTRRSLRFNRRTLVVLLLLGVVLLAVLWASGGAIGDSNPSVDANVTERYRSIDALTGTQTVTMRTNGSVTSRNVATVTLVPGTERKRILFENASDRRYERQVSNGSTLWLHDTDRNAVTAVTLTGPPTDSRTATRIQRIVQAAGLTDDAGRPKSIGVSPLPVVPRQTGAAPEVDENRSYAVEFVETDTVDGRDAYVFDVVPADNRSEADYRQRLWVDTERFYPLRKQTAWTDDGTRRSVTTTYTNVTFDAEVSADTFRPELNDDTTVRRPNVPSTEWYRSTAALEAQSSISVPNPTVPSEFELVYATRTTGRIEGVGLRYAAEGRELTVAKFNYTLDIGSDERDVTIDGRPATLDYGSSTSLSWNCDGYAYTVRGTGVETDRLIEVGRSVGCQA; via the coding sequence ATGACCCGCCGTTCACTCCGATTCAACCGACGCACACTCGTCGTTCTCTTACTCCTCGGCGTCGTGCTTCTCGCAGTCCTCTGGGCGTCTGGGGGTGCGATTGGAGATTCGAACCCCTCCGTCGACGCCAACGTGACCGAGCGCTACCGCTCCATCGACGCGCTCACCGGAACGCAGACGGTCACGATGCGGACGAACGGCAGCGTCACGTCTCGGAACGTCGCCACCGTCACGCTCGTTCCGGGAACCGAGCGGAAACGGATTCTCTTCGAGAACGCGTCGGACCGGCGGTACGAACGACAGGTCTCGAACGGGTCGACGCTCTGGCTCCACGATACCGACCGAAACGCCGTGACTGCGGTCACGTTGACGGGACCACCGACCGATTCGCGAACGGCGACCCGGATTCAACGAATCGTCCAAGCCGCGGGGCTGACCGACGACGCGGGCCGGCCGAAATCCATCGGCGTGTCGCCGTTGCCCGTCGTACCGCGACAGACCGGTGCCGCCCCCGAAGTGGACGAAAACCGTAGTTACGCCGTCGAATTCGTCGAGACCGACACCGTCGACGGGCGAGACGCGTACGTGTTCGACGTCGTCCCCGCGGACAACCGGAGCGAGGCCGACTACAGACAGCGGTTGTGGGTCGACACCGAACGGTTCTATCCGCTACGCAAGCAGACGGCGTGGACCGACGACGGCACTCGGCGGTCGGTGACGACGACGTACACGAACGTGACGTTCGACGCGGAGGTGTCGGCGGACACGTTCCGACCCGAACTGAACGACGACACGACTGTGCGGCGACCGAACGTCCCCAGCACGGAGTGGTACCGAAGCACCGCCGCCTTGGAGGCGCAGAGTTCGATTTCGGTGCCGAATCCGACCGTGCCGTCCGAGTTCGAGCTGGTGTACGCGACGCGAACGACCGGCCGCATCGAAGGAGTCGGGCTCCGCTACGCCGCCGAGGGGCGCGAGCTCACAGTCGCGAAGTTCAACTACACCCTCGATATCGGCTCCGACGAACGCGACGTGACGATCGACGGCCGGCCGGCGACCCTCGACTACGGGTCGAGCACGTCGCTCTCGTGGAACTGCGACGGGTACGCCTACACCGTCCGGGGAACCGGCGTCGAAACGGACCGTCTGATCGAAGTCGGCCGCTCGGTGGGCTGTCAGGCCTGA
- a CDS encoding glycosyltransferase, whose translation MTEATEYRVAVAHEHYPERGGGEMVADELARTFDADVYAGFVNEDATSEDVAVHDLFGDGIAGGFIRRSIILRDAYYQFAWADAPELRDFDVVVTSGNNPGWFVPRDDQTVVSYVHSPQRTPYDRWAESDSNHGPVAHLYAKAARQFHPEGKYSDRLVANSELVRRRIVRYWGVSPDDVDVVYPPVDVDEWSRHDRETGDYYVTWSRLYPSKHIETIVRACTRAGVNLVVGGTGPERKRLERIAGPTVEFRGFVEWDELRQLVSGAKATIFAAENEDFGMVPIESMAAGTPVIGVRDGFTEFQISDDVNGLLFDRSVPDLVEVIEQFEEHGVRSSPPAIENFAQQFSVDRFRTEMRRIVHEAVESARVKTGLDYPTPRPTVPDGGET comes from the coding sequence ATGACTGAGGCGACCGAGTATCGTGTCGCAGTCGCGCACGAACACTACCCGGAACGTGGCGGCGGCGAGATGGTGGCCGACGAACTTGCGCGGACGTTCGACGCGGACGTCTACGCGGGGTTCGTGAACGAAGACGCGACTTCGGAGGACGTGGCCGTTCACGACCTCTTCGGGGACGGCATCGCCGGCGGCTTCATCCGCCGGTCGATCATCCTCCGAGACGCGTACTACCAGTTTGCGTGGGCGGACGCGCCGGAACTTCGGGACTTCGACGTCGTCGTCACCTCCGGAAACAACCCCGGTTGGTTCGTCCCCCGAGACGACCAGACCGTCGTCTCGTACGTTCACAGCCCACAGCGAACGCCGTACGACCGCTGGGCCGAGAGCGACTCGAACCACGGTCCCGTCGCGCACCTGTACGCGAAGGCGGCCCGGCAGTTCCACCCCGAGGGGAAGTACTCCGACCGGCTCGTCGCGAACTCGGAGCTCGTCAGGCGGAGAATCGTCCGCTACTGGGGTGTGAGCCCGGACGACGTCGACGTCGTCTACCCGCCGGTCGACGTCGACGAGTGGTCGCGACACGACCGCGAGACGGGCGACTACTACGTCACGTGGTCGCGGCTCTATCCGTCGAAGCACATCGAAACGATCGTCCGAGCGTGTACGCGTGCGGGTGTAAACCTCGTCGTCGGCGGCACCGGGCCGGAACGGAAGCGCCTCGAACGCATCGCCGGCCCGACCGTCGAGTTCCGCGGCTTCGTCGAGTGGGACGAACTCCGACAACTCGTCTCCGGCGCGAAGGCGACCATCTTCGCGGCCGAAAACGAGGACTTCGGCATGGTCCCGATCGAGTCGATGGCCGCCGGTACGCCCGTCATCGGCGTGCGCGACGGCTTCACCGAGTTCCAGATCTCCGACGACGTCAACGGTCTGCTCTTCGACCGGAGCGTTCCGGACCTCGTCGAGGTCATCGAACAGTTCGAGGAACACGGAGTCCGGAGTTCGCCGCCGGCGATAGAGAACTTCGCACAGCAGTTCTCGGTGGATCGATTCCGAACGGAAATGCGACGTATCGTCCACGAAGCGGTCGAAAGTGCTCGTGTCAAGACCGGACTCGACTACCCGACTCCACGGCCCACCGTTCCGGACGGTGGTGAGACATGA
- a CDS encoding class I SAM-dependent methyltransferase — translation MIVGRPDANRLPQHHEKPERLHLGCGEDHRPEWLNVDANPDVEPDVVADLEEEWEFAPDNSVEVIEARQVVEHLEDRAGFFAEAARVLRPGGVLRISVPLGVNADTDSDHEAPNWTYRTPEQFSRPHRRSWDPDIPLELINRSVDVWLGGPLSAASPLLRLAAHKWPAWAAYRCYAGILTAEYRRMEVNDE, via the coding sequence ATGATCGTCGGTCGCCCCGATGCGAACCGATTACCACAACACCACGAGAAGCCGGAGCGCCTCCATCTCGGTTGTGGCGAGGACCACCGTCCGGAGTGGCTCAACGTCGATGCGAACCCCGACGTCGAACCGGACGTCGTCGCCGACCTCGAAGAGGAGTGGGAGTTCGCTCCCGACAACAGCGTCGAGGTCATCGAGGCTCGGCAGGTGGTCGAACACCTCGAGGACCGCGCCGGCTTCTTCGCCGAGGCTGCACGCGTTCTTCGCCCGGGCGGTGTCCTCCGGATCTCCGTTCCGCTGGGGGTAAACGCCGATACCGATTCGGACCACGAAGCACCGAACTGGACCTACCGAACGCCGGAACAGTTCTCGCGCCCCCATCGCCGAAGTTGGGACCCCGACATCCCGCTGGAACTGATCAACCGAAGTGTGGACGTCTGGCTGGGCGGTCCACTGTCGGCCGCCTCGCCGTTACTCCGACTTGCGGCGCACAAGTGGCCCGCGTGGGCGGCGTACCGGTGTTACGCCGGGATTCTTACCGCAGAGTACCGTCGCATGGAGGTCAACGATGAGTGA
- a CDS encoding DUF7344 domain-containing protein — MAINQDGISSGQPTGDYLAALDNKYRRAVVDILAEKDRPVTRSSLVKQVTAEVQDAEQDPDQMEIELHHNHLPKLDEAGLLDYWPEDGCATATQNLKTAAELIETIVAK, encoded by the coding sequence ATGGCGATCAACCAAGACGGCATCTCGTCCGGACAGCCGACTGGTGACTACCTTGCCGCCCTTGACAACAAGTACCGCCGCGCCGTGGTCGATATCCTCGCAGAAAAAGACCGCCCCGTCACTCGCTCGTCTCTCGTGAAGCAGGTTACTGCAGAAGTACAGGACGCTGAGCAGGATCCCGACCAAATGGAAATAGAACTCCACCACAACCACCTGCCGAAATTGGATGAGGCGGGGCTTCTTGATTACTGGCCCGAAGACGGGTGCGCCACCGCAACTCAAAACCTGAAAACGGCAGCGGAACTCATCGAGACGATTGTTGCGAAGTAA
- a CDS encoding DUF7405 family protein, translated as MAQDDSDERLTRRNLLQASLVAGGMSALSACLDTTAATGEMDVPSGSADPKSYPQSQHAWNDSLVIDPHGNTAAPNYQLLLFLRYTGSIPPTDDERRAVAECLESLDRAFQRGTGGDPDALILDGLLTMVGYSPDYFAKFDDSLPQNVDLPFPEVVLDAVGEGESKADHHDAVVAMTSDRVEVLLAAEQALRGNRSTVNDVDVPSAPTEVFEVAERRTGFKGEGLMSRKLAAEVGIDAVSEESPSAMGYKSGFSENQATERRVTIREGPFAGGTTLHVSRLTLDLDSWYDLPESDRVDRMFSPDHTVEMVGEAGKFLASDSRVNEEMAAATTEHTRTEGVVGHTQKLASARDENFEPRILRRSEAITVDGGEVGFNFTSVQRTITDFIETRRAMTFVDGGDDPSGGSSCPFHGDGPTDRSADGDPSRRGDCPLDDGILEFLETERRANFLVPPRRLRALPEPSG; from the coding sequence ATGGCACAGGACGACTCCGACGAGAGACTTACGCGTCGGAATCTCCTCCAGGCGTCGCTCGTCGCCGGGGGGATGAGCGCATTGTCGGCGTGTCTCGACACGACTGCAGCGACCGGCGAGATGGACGTTCCCTCGGGTTCGGCCGATCCCAAATCGTACCCGCAATCCCAGCACGCGTGGAACGATTCCCTTGTGATCGACCCGCACGGAAACACCGCAGCACCGAATTATCAATTGTTGTTGTTTCTCCGTTACACCGGATCGATCCCTCCGACCGACGACGAGCGCAGGGCCGTCGCAGAGTGCCTCGAAAGCCTCGACCGCGCTTTCCAGCGCGGTACCGGCGGCGACCCTGACGCGCTGATCCTCGACGGATTGCTCACGATGGTCGGTTACTCACCAGATTACTTCGCCAAGTTCGATGACTCGCTTCCGCAGAACGTCGATCTCCCATTTCCGGAGGTGGTGCTCGATGCTGTCGGTGAGGGCGAGTCAAAGGCCGACCACCACGACGCCGTGGTGGCAATGACGAGCGACCGCGTCGAGGTGTTACTCGCCGCCGAACAGGCACTCCGCGGCAACCGGAGTACCGTCAACGACGTCGACGTTCCGTCGGCGCCAACTGAGGTGTTCGAGGTGGCCGAGCGTCGGACAGGGTTCAAAGGTGAGGGACTGATGAGCCGGAAACTGGCGGCCGAGGTAGGGATAGACGCCGTCTCCGAGGAGTCGCCGTCTGCGATGGGGTACAAGTCCGGATTCTCGGAGAATCAGGCGACGGAACGACGGGTTACGATCCGGGAGGGACCGTTCGCGGGCGGGACGACCCTGCACGTCTCGCGGTTGACCCTCGACCTCGATTCGTGGTACGATCTCCCCGAGAGCGATCGGGTCGACAGGATGTTCAGCCCGGACCACACCGTCGAGATGGTCGGCGAGGCGGGGAAATTCCTCGCCAGCGACAGCCGCGTAAATGAGGAGATGGCTGCGGCGACGACCGAACACACACGGACAGAAGGCGTTGTGGGCCACACGCAGAAACTCGCGAGCGCGCGCGACGAAAACTTCGAACCGCGCATCCTCCGTCGGTCGGAGGCAATTACCGTCGACGGCGGCGAAGTCGGGTTCAACTTCACCTCGGTCCAGCGGACGATAACTGACTTTATCGAGACACGGCGAGCGATGACGTTCGTCGATGGTGGCGACGATCCATCGGGTGGGTCTAGCTGTCCGTTCCACGGGGACGGACCGACTGACCGGAGCGCCGACGGCGATCCGTCCAGACGCGGCGACTGCCCTCTCGACGACGGTATCTTGGAGTTTCTCGAAACCGAGCGCCGGGCGAACTTCCTCGTTCCGCCGCGTCGGTTGCGTGCTCTCCCGGAACCGAGCGGGTAA